One Rattus rattus isolate New Zealand chromosome 12, Rrattus_CSIRO_v1, whole genome shotgun sequence genomic window carries:
- the Tmem11 gene encoding LOW QUALITY PROTEIN: transmembrane protein 11, mitochondrial (The sequence of the model RefSeq protein was modified relative to this genomic sequence to represent the inferred CDS: inserted 2 bases in 1 codon; deleted 2 bases in 1 codon), which yields MAAWGRRXGGGGGGGGSRERVSLSATDCYMQSLHSHCDEIHSGENPQDPCGLEQALEAQHKYIVIEPTRIGDETARWITVGNCLHKTAMLAGTACLFTPLALPLDYSHYISLPAGVLSLACCTLYGISWQFDPCSKYQVEYDDYKLSRLPLHTLTSSTPVVLVRKDDLHRKRLHNTIALAALVYCVKKVYELYAV from the exons ATGGCCGCGTGGGGAAGGAG TGgcggtggaggtggtggtggcggctCCCGAGAGAG GGTTAGCCTGTCAGCTACAGATTGCTACATGCAGTCACTACAT AGTCATTGTGATGAAATCCACAGTGGCGAAAATCCCCAGGACCCGTGTGGGCTGGAGCAGGCGCTGGAAGCCCAGCACAAGTACATTGTGATAGAGCCCACCCGGATTGGAGACGAGACAGCACGCTGGATCACCGTAGGCAATTGCCTGCACAAGACGGCCATGTTGGCAGGTACTGCCTGCCTCTTCACCCCATTGGCACTGCCCCTGGATTACTCCCACTACATCTCCCTGCCCGCTGGTGTGCTGAGCCTGGCCTGCTGTACCCTCTATGGGATCTCCTGGCAGTTTGACCCGTGCTCCAAGTACCAGGTGGAGTATGATGACTATAAACTGTCCCGCCTGCCTCTGCACACGCTCACCTCCTCCACACCAGTGGTGCTGGTTCGGAAGGACGACCTGCACAGAAAGAGACTGCACAACAcaatagccctggctgccctggtgtACTGTGTAAAGAAGGTTTATGAGCTCTACGCCGTATGA